A section of the Bombus huntii isolate Logan2020A chromosome 5, iyBomHunt1.1, whole genome shotgun sequence genome encodes:
- the LOC126865670 gene encoding WD repeat-containing protein 35 isoform X1 — MFVYLSKKIAIPNNFRLNCIAWNQREGYIAVGGEDGLLKVLRVDSNVSGSTSGGRSRNLTAASNLSMNQTLEGHNGHVQVVTWNEQHQKLTSSDQNGVIIVWMLYKGSWYDEMINNCNKSIVKGMAWSLDGLKICIVYEDGAVIVGSVDGNRIWGKELKNTALAAVQWSPDGKLLLFGIKNGEVHLFDNQGVFLTKLNMIPLNGGQVQTIVSLQWYDGRNGYIGIDCPTLAVCYRNGKIQLMKGTNDDNPVVIETGMTAAWCCWNSYGSILAVTGMLPLLGNGETKDTNVIQFYTPFGKHMRTLKIPGREVTCCAWEGGSLRVALSVDSHIYFANIRLDYKWTYFSNTVVYTNEKITKDGICIIFWNTTNNTYCTKNVRALISIASHGDHCVLAIKNDLAQGSEQFALLVCNTIATPIDTKFIDLEPLWVTMTNSVIVAASKNNFLVWSYRTPRNSMLHAGRIRRDKIYHIDETPTGVTEVIQDLDKDRSFEAPINTKATMDPICCLCATDKILLIGRESGMIQRYSLSQITLTNRYNTTCKLYKIAINCDSSRASIMDTSGVLTMLDLETDLKKNTLKDGESEDEINKFERKDVWAMCWAQDNPALLAIIEKTRMYVLREFDPEEPISCSGYICSFQDLEIRCVLLDDLMQKPEDTRNDLIVDLEVKSLRDTRELLMKVGLKEANNFIQDNPHPRLWRLLAESALQKLDLETAENAMVRCTDYLGIQFIKRLQNVHNDHLKKAEVAAFLGNYDEAEKLYLNMDRRDLAISLRQKLGDYFRVVQLMKMGIGGSDKQMEYAYNKIGEYYAERQNWEGAKEYYGKSRNLEKLIECYYKLEDFVQLAGTVQQLPDKSPLLKMVARMLGSVGMCSQAVAAYIKYGDVKLAVDTCVRLNHWDQAVELAKTYKMAQIGELLNKYANHLLSNGKRLQAIELYKKANHNLEAAKLLFQLAEEQAKTRMNPLRVKKIYVLAALLVEDHISAAPAAKGGRSNVVMGLTENNEDTRVIENAWKGAEAYHFLLLANRQIYSGNFDAAMKTALRLREYEDILQPEDIYCLLALSSAVNHAFAVCSKAFIKLESLEIISEAVREEYEDLAVDIFTKHSPQDVRNSKAECTNCESLVPDWCVACPNCMTRFPPCIISGKPLMDLSNAWICTVCRHHVATERDVVNINACPLCHSTVTYM; from the coding sequence atgtttGTATACTTGAGTAAAAAAATAGCAATACCAAACAATTTTCGTCTGAATTGTATAGCATGGAACCAAAGGGAAGGTTATATAGCTGTTGGCGGAGAGGATGGTCTTTTGAAAGTACTTAGAGTAGACTCCAATGTAAGTGGTTCTACCAGTGGTGGGAGGTCTAGAAACTTAACTGCTGCAAGTAATTTAAGTATGAATCAAACTCTAGAAGGTCACAATGGTCATGTGCAAGTAGTTACCTGGAACGAACAACACCAGAAACTAACTTCAAGTGATCAGAATGGTGTAATTATAGTTTGGATGTTGTACAAGGGCTCTTGGTACgatgaaatgataaataactgcaATAAATCAATAGTTAAAGGGATGGCATGGAGTTTAGATGGTTTAAAAATTTGCATAGTTTATGAAGATGGAGCAGTTATTGTAGGTTCAGTTGATGGAAATAGAATCTGGGGCaaggaattaaaaaatacagcTCTTGCTGCTGTACAATGGTCTCCAGATGGGAAACTATTATTGTTTGGCATAAAAAATGGGGAAGTTCATCTCTTTGATAATCAAGGCGTATTTTTAACAAAGTTAAATATGATACCACTTAATGGTGGTCAAGTTCAAACAATAGTTTCATTGCAATGGTATGATGGAAGGAATGGTTATATTGGCATAGATTGTCCAACTTTAGCTGTTTGCTACAGGAATGGTAAAATACAGCTCATGAAAGGCACTAATGACGATAATCCAGTTGTAATAGAAACTGGAATGACAGCAGCATGGTGTTGTTGGAATAGTTATGGGTCCATATTAGCTGTAACTGGGATGTTACCATTATTGGGCAATGGAGAAACAAAGGACACTAATGTCATTCAGTTTTATACTCCTTTTGGTAAACATATGAGGACCCTAAAAATACCTGGTAGAGAAGTCACCTGCTGTGCATGGGAAGGAGGATCTCTCAGAGTAGCTCTATCTGTTGATTCTCATATCTATTTTGCAAATATTCGTTTAGATTATAAATGGACTTACTTCAGTAATACAGTTGTGTATACAAATGAAAAGATTACCAAAGATGGCATTTGCATTATATTTTGGAATACAACGAATAATACATATTGTACTAAAAATGTAAGAGCATTGATCTCCATAGCTTCACATGGAGATCATTGTGTTTTGGCAATAAAAAATGACCTTGCTCAAGGATCAGAGCAATTTGCACTCTTAGTATGCAATACAATTGCTACTCCAATAGATACTAAGTTTATAGATTTAGAGCCACTATGGGTGACTATGACAAATAGCGTAATTGTTGCAGCATCCAAGAACAATTTCTTAGTTTGGAGTTATCGCACTCCTCGTAATTCCATGTTGCATGCAGGACGAATTAGAAGAGATAAAATTTACCATATTGACGAAACTCCGACCGGGGTGACGGAAGTTATTCAAGATTTAGACAAAGACAGATCTTTTGAGGCACCTATTAATACTAAAGCTACTATGGATCCGATTTGCTGTTTGTGCGCAACTGATAAGATTCTATTGATAGGCAGAGAGTCGGGAATGATTCAAAGATATTCTTTATCTCAGATAACTCTTACAAATAGATATAATACAACTTGTAAGCTTTACAAGATTGCAATCAATTGTGATTCATCTCGGGCGTCTATTATGGACACGAGTGGCGTTCTAACTATGTTAGATTTGGAAACTGATCTCAAGAAAAATACTTTGAAGGATGGAGAATCAGAGGATGAAATAAATAAGTTCGAAAGAAAGGATGTGTGGGCCATGTGCTGGGCACAAGACAATCCCGCTCTATTAGCAATTATAGAAAAAACCAGAATGTACGTTTTAAGAGAATTCGATCCCGAAGAACCGATATCCTGTTCTGGATATATCTGTTCATTTCAAGATTTAGAAATACGTTGCGTTTTATTGGATGATCTCATGCAGAAACcagaagatacaagaaatgACTTAATAGTGGATTTAGAAGTGAAATCACTGAGGGATACCAGGGAATTATTGATGAAAGTAGGGTTGAAAGAAGCAAACAATTTCATCCAGGACAATCCACATCCACGATTATGGCGCTTATTAGCAGAATCAGCTTTACAGAAACTAGATTTGGAGACTGCAGAAAATGCAATGGTTCGTTGCACAGATTACTTAGGTATACAATTTATCAAACGTTTACAGAATGTGCACAACGATCACCTGAAGAAAGCCGAGGTGGCTGCGTTTCTTGGCAACTATGACGAAgctgaaaaattatatttaaatatggaCAGAAGGGATCTTGCTATTTCGTTACGTCAAAAATTAGGAGATTATTTTCGGGTGGTACAGCTAATGAAAATGGGTATTGGCGGGTCTGATAAGCAAATGGAGTACGCTTACAATAAAATTGGCGAATATTATGCTGAAAGACAGAATTGGGAAGGTGCAAAAGAATATTATGGAAAGAGCAGGAATCTGGAGAAACTTATAGAATGCTATTATAAATTAGAAGATTTTGTTCAATTAGCAGGGACAGTGCAACAGTTACCAGATAAAAGTCCCCTTTTGAAGATGGTAGCAAGAATGTTAGGTTCTGTGGGTATGTGTTCCCAAGCAGTAGCagcatatataaaatatggaGATGTGAAACTGGCCGTAGATACGTGCGTTCGTTTGAATCACTGGGACCAAGCAGTCGAATTAGCAAAGACCTATAAAATGGCCCAGATAGGCGAATTATTGAACAAGTATGCCAATCATCTTCTGTCTAATGGAAAGAGACTACAGGCTATAGAATTATACAAGAAGGCAAATCACAATTTGGAAGCAGCAAAGTTGCTGTTTCAATTAGCAGAAGAGCAAGCAAAGACTAGGATGAATCCGCTACGCGTGAAGAAGATTTACGTTCTAGCAGCTCTGTTGGTCGAAGATCATATCAGTGCCGCACCAGCTGCTAAGGGTGGCCGTAGCAACGTTGTGATGGGCTTAACAGAAAACAACGAAGACACTCGGGTGATAGAGAACGCCTGGAAAGGGGCAGAGGCTTATCATTTTCTCTTATTAGCCAATAGGCAAATATATTCAGGGAATTTTGATGCAGCCATGAAAACAGCTCTGAGATTGAGAGAATACGAAGATATCTTGCAACCGGAAGATATTTACTGCTTGCTTGCTCTATCAAGCGCAGTCAATCACGCTTTTGCAGTCTGTTCCAAAGCGTTCATTAAATTAGAATCTCTAGAGATTATTTCAGAGGCGGTCAGAGAAGAATATGAGGATTTGGCTGTGGACATCTTCACCAAGCACAGTCCTCAAGATGTTCGTAATTCTAAGGCAGAATGTACAAATTGCGAGAGTCTGGTACCCGACTGGTGTGTCGCCTGTCCTAACTGTATGACCAGGTTCCCTCCTTGTATTATCTCTGGCAAACCGTTGATGGATCTGAGCAATGCGTGGATCTGCACCGTTTGCAGACACCACGTGGCTACAGAACGAGATGTCGTTAATATTAATGCTTGCCCTTTGTGCCATAGCACggttacatatatgtaa
- the LOC126865670 gene encoding WD repeat-containing protein 35 isoform X2, which translates to MLYKGSWYDEMINNCNKSIVKGMAWSLDGLKICIVYEDGAVIVGSVDGNRIWGKELKNTALAAVQWSPDGKLLLFGIKNGEVHLFDNQGVFLTKLNMIPLNGGQVQTIVSLQWYDGRNGYIGIDCPTLAVCYRNGKIQLMKGTNDDNPVVIETGMTAAWCCWNSYGSILAVTGMLPLLGNGETKDTNVIQFYTPFGKHMRTLKIPGREVTCCAWEGGSLRVALSVDSHIYFANIRLDYKWTYFSNTVVYTNEKITKDGICIIFWNTTNNTYCTKNVRALISIASHGDHCVLAIKNDLAQGSEQFALLVCNTIATPIDTKFIDLEPLWVTMTNSVIVAASKNNFLVWSYRTPRNSMLHAGRIRRDKIYHIDETPTGVTEVIQDLDKDRSFEAPINTKATMDPICCLCATDKILLIGRESGMIQRYSLSQITLTNRYNTTCKLYKIAINCDSSRASIMDTSGVLTMLDLETDLKKNTLKDGESEDEINKFERKDVWAMCWAQDNPALLAIIEKTRMYVLREFDPEEPISCSGYICSFQDLEIRCVLLDDLMQKPEDTRNDLIVDLEVKSLRDTRELLMKVGLKEANNFIQDNPHPRLWRLLAESALQKLDLETAENAMVRCTDYLGIQFIKRLQNVHNDHLKKAEVAAFLGNYDEAEKLYLNMDRRDLAISLRQKLGDYFRVVQLMKMGIGGSDKQMEYAYNKIGEYYAERQNWEGAKEYYGKSRNLEKLIECYYKLEDFVQLAGTVQQLPDKSPLLKMVARMLGSVGMCSQAVAAYIKYGDVKLAVDTCVRLNHWDQAVELAKTYKMAQIGELLNKYANHLLSNGKRLQAIELYKKANHNLEAAKLLFQLAEEQAKTRMNPLRVKKIYVLAALLVEDHISAAPAAKGGRSNVVMGLTENNEDTRVIENAWKGAEAYHFLLLANRQIYSGNFDAAMKTALRLREYEDILQPEDIYCLLALSSAVNHAFAVCSKAFIKLESLEIISEAVREEYEDLAVDIFTKHSPQDVRNSKAECTNCESLVPDWCVACPNCMTRFPPCIISGKPLMDLSNAWICTVCRHHVATERDVVNINACPLCHSTVTYM; encoded by the coding sequence ATGTTGTACAAGGGCTCTTGGTACgatgaaatgataaataactgcaATAAATCAATAGTTAAAGGGATGGCATGGAGTTTAGATGGTTTAAAAATTTGCATAGTTTATGAAGATGGAGCAGTTATTGTAGGTTCAGTTGATGGAAATAGAATCTGGGGCaaggaattaaaaaatacagcTCTTGCTGCTGTACAATGGTCTCCAGATGGGAAACTATTATTGTTTGGCATAAAAAATGGGGAAGTTCATCTCTTTGATAATCAAGGCGTATTTTTAACAAAGTTAAATATGATACCACTTAATGGTGGTCAAGTTCAAACAATAGTTTCATTGCAATGGTATGATGGAAGGAATGGTTATATTGGCATAGATTGTCCAACTTTAGCTGTTTGCTACAGGAATGGTAAAATACAGCTCATGAAAGGCACTAATGACGATAATCCAGTTGTAATAGAAACTGGAATGACAGCAGCATGGTGTTGTTGGAATAGTTATGGGTCCATATTAGCTGTAACTGGGATGTTACCATTATTGGGCAATGGAGAAACAAAGGACACTAATGTCATTCAGTTTTATACTCCTTTTGGTAAACATATGAGGACCCTAAAAATACCTGGTAGAGAAGTCACCTGCTGTGCATGGGAAGGAGGATCTCTCAGAGTAGCTCTATCTGTTGATTCTCATATCTATTTTGCAAATATTCGTTTAGATTATAAATGGACTTACTTCAGTAATACAGTTGTGTATACAAATGAAAAGATTACCAAAGATGGCATTTGCATTATATTTTGGAATACAACGAATAATACATATTGTACTAAAAATGTAAGAGCATTGATCTCCATAGCTTCACATGGAGATCATTGTGTTTTGGCAATAAAAAATGACCTTGCTCAAGGATCAGAGCAATTTGCACTCTTAGTATGCAATACAATTGCTACTCCAATAGATACTAAGTTTATAGATTTAGAGCCACTATGGGTGACTATGACAAATAGCGTAATTGTTGCAGCATCCAAGAACAATTTCTTAGTTTGGAGTTATCGCACTCCTCGTAATTCCATGTTGCATGCAGGACGAATTAGAAGAGATAAAATTTACCATATTGACGAAACTCCGACCGGGGTGACGGAAGTTATTCAAGATTTAGACAAAGACAGATCTTTTGAGGCACCTATTAATACTAAAGCTACTATGGATCCGATTTGCTGTTTGTGCGCAACTGATAAGATTCTATTGATAGGCAGAGAGTCGGGAATGATTCAAAGATATTCTTTATCTCAGATAACTCTTACAAATAGATATAATACAACTTGTAAGCTTTACAAGATTGCAATCAATTGTGATTCATCTCGGGCGTCTATTATGGACACGAGTGGCGTTCTAACTATGTTAGATTTGGAAACTGATCTCAAGAAAAATACTTTGAAGGATGGAGAATCAGAGGATGAAATAAATAAGTTCGAAAGAAAGGATGTGTGGGCCATGTGCTGGGCACAAGACAATCCCGCTCTATTAGCAATTATAGAAAAAACCAGAATGTACGTTTTAAGAGAATTCGATCCCGAAGAACCGATATCCTGTTCTGGATATATCTGTTCATTTCAAGATTTAGAAATACGTTGCGTTTTATTGGATGATCTCATGCAGAAACcagaagatacaagaaatgACTTAATAGTGGATTTAGAAGTGAAATCACTGAGGGATACCAGGGAATTATTGATGAAAGTAGGGTTGAAAGAAGCAAACAATTTCATCCAGGACAATCCACATCCACGATTATGGCGCTTATTAGCAGAATCAGCTTTACAGAAACTAGATTTGGAGACTGCAGAAAATGCAATGGTTCGTTGCACAGATTACTTAGGTATACAATTTATCAAACGTTTACAGAATGTGCACAACGATCACCTGAAGAAAGCCGAGGTGGCTGCGTTTCTTGGCAACTATGACGAAgctgaaaaattatatttaaatatggaCAGAAGGGATCTTGCTATTTCGTTACGTCAAAAATTAGGAGATTATTTTCGGGTGGTACAGCTAATGAAAATGGGTATTGGCGGGTCTGATAAGCAAATGGAGTACGCTTACAATAAAATTGGCGAATATTATGCTGAAAGACAGAATTGGGAAGGTGCAAAAGAATATTATGGAAAGAGCAGGAATCTGGAGAAACTTATAGAATGCTATTATAAATTAGAAGATTTTGTTCAATTAGCAGGGACAGTGCAACAGTTACCAGATAAAAGTCCCCTTTTGAAGATGGTAGCAAGAATGTTAGGTTCTGTGGGTATGTGTTCCCAAGCAGTAGCagcatatataaaatatggaGATGTGAAACTGGCCGTAGATACGTGCGTTCGTTTGAATCACTGGGACCAAGCAGTCGAATTAGCAAAGACCTATAAAATGGCCCAGATAGGCGAATTATTGAACAAGTATGCCAATCATCTTCTGTCTAATGGAAAGAGACTACAGGCTATAGAATTATACAAGAAGGCAAATCACAATTTGGAAGCAGCAAAGTTGCTGTTTCAATTAGCAGAAGAGCAAGCAAAGACTAGGATGAATCCGCTACGCGTGAAGAAGATTTACGTTCTAGCAGCTCTGTTGGTCGAAGATCATATCAGTGCCGCACCAGCTGCTAAGGGTGGCCGTAGCAACGTTGTGATGGGCTTAACAGAAAACAACGAAGACACTCGGGTGATAGAGAACGCCTGGAAAGGGGCAGAGGCTTATCATTTTCTCTTATTAGCCAATAGGCAAATATATTCAGGGAATTTTGATGCAGCCATGAAAACAGCTCTGAGATTGAGAGAATACGAAGATATCTTGCAACCGGAAGATATTTACTGCTTGCTTGCTCTATCAAGCGCAGTCAATCACGCTTTTGCAGTCTGTTCCAAAGCGTTCATTAAATTAGAATCTCTAGAGATTATTTCAGAGGCGGTCAGAGAAGAATATGAGGATTTGGCTGTGGACATCTTCACCAAGCACAGTCCTCAAGATGTTCGTAATTCTAAGGCAGAATGTACAAATTGCGAGAGTCTGGTACCCGACTGGTGTGTCGCCTGTCCTAACTGTATGACCAGGTTCCCTCCTTGTATTATCTCTGGCAAACCGTTGATGGATCTGAGCAATGCGTGGATCTGCACCGTTTGCAGACACCACGTGGCTACAGAACGAGATGTCGTTAATATTAATGCTTGCCCTTTGTGCCATAGCACggttacatatatgtaa